The window GGCACCGTGCCGCTGACCGTCTTCTGCACCCAGCGCGTGTCGGCGCCGTAGGCCACCGGAGTTGGACTCGACACCGTGAAAGTGCCGCCTTCGACGGCCAGCGTTGCTCCCGATGGAACAGGGGCGGGCGCAGGTGCAGGCGCAGGCGCAGGCGCAGGCGCAGGCGCAGGCGCAGGCGCAGGCGCAGGCGCAGGCGCAGGCGCAGGCGCAGGCGCGGGCGCAGGTGCAGGCGCAGGTGCAGGTGCGGGTGCAGGTGCAGGCGCAGGCGCAGGTGCGGGTGCAGGTGCAGGCGCAGGTGCAGGTGCGGGTGCAGGTGCAGGCGAAGCAGTCGTTAGCCTGCAGGACTTCATCACGAACGGCGCTGGATCGGTACCGAAGTACTCGTTGGTGCAGGGCACCGTACCGCTGACCGCCTTCTGCACCCAGCGGGTGTCGGCGCCATACGAGACCAAGGTCGAGTTCGCCACTGTGAAGGTGCCGCCTTCGGTAGCCAGGGTTGCGCCCAACGGGACAGGCGCAGGCGCTGGAGCAGGCGCGGGCGCCGGTGCCGGCGCAGGTGCAGGTGCAGGCGCGGGCGCGGGTGCAGGCGCGGGCGCGGGCGCGGGCGGCGCCGCAGTCCCCGTGTCCGCCACGCAGGACTTGGTCACGCCCGGCGCCGGATCACTCCCGAAGAAGGTCGTGTTGCAATTGCCTGCACCGCTCACGACCTTGTCGACCCAGCGCGAATCGACACCGTAGCTCACCACGGTCGCGCTCGCCATGTTGAAGGCGGCGCCTTGCGCGGCCACGGTACGGTCGGCGGTCGTGAACTGGCTGCCGGCCGTCACGCCGCCGGCCTTGGGCGCCAGCACCTGGCAGGTCTTGGCGACGTTCGGTGCCGGATTCATCCCGAAGAACTCGCTTTTGCAGCTCACATTGCCGGTGACCGTCTTCTGGGTCCAGTTTCCGCCTTGCCCGAACTGCACCACGGTGGATGCCGGCAGCGTGAAGGTGTTGCCCTGGTCGGCCACCTTCGTCCAGCCGCCCTGCACCTTCAGGATTTTTGCGACCGAGGGCACGCCGGCACTGTCGATCACGAACAGCATGTAGTAGCCGGTGGGCAGGATGTTCGGGCTCTCGTTGAGGGTGATGTTGACCGTCGAGCTTCCAGCCGCCTGGGCGAAAGGCAGGTCGAGGAAGCGTTGCCCGAAGTCGGTCGAATGCGTGACCGCGCCCGTGCGCACCAGCGTCACGCGCTGAATCGACTTCGGCGACATCACGCTGATCTGGAAGTCGGTGCCGAGCGTCAGCTGGCCCGGGGCCGTGTTGATGATCGGGCGCGCCGCACGCTGGCCGCTGCTGTCGAACAGGTAAGGCGGCGAATAGATCTCGGCATTGAGGTTCAGCACCGGCCCGGGCGAGCCGCCGCCGACGGACAACACCGTGGCGTCTGGCAGCAGCATGGCCGTGGAGTGGTAGAGCCGCGCCTTTTGCGCCGCATTGCCGGTGGTCCACTGGCCGGTCGCAGGGTTCCAGATCAGGGCCGTGAAGGCGGTGTCGATCAGCTCGTTTACTTGCGCCGAGCCGCCGGTGACCAGCACCTGGCCGTCGGCCAGCACGGTGGCCGTGCCCCATTCGCGGTTGAGCCCGGGACCCGCGACGGTGCTGACGACCGGCGTGCGCCCGTTGATGTCGATCACCATCGCGCTGCCGTCGTCCGCCACCATCAGCATCTTGCCCCGGTCGAACATCGCCCAGGGCAGCACCCAGTTGAGGAACTTCGGCAGCGTCCCGACCGGTCCCATGGTGGGCGCCTCGGTGTTGATGCTGAACATCTGGTTGCTGCTGGCCACGACCACCCGGCCGTTGGGGGCCAGCACCGCGCGCGGATAGAACCAGTCACCCGGCCAATTGGGAATGGCCGAGAGCGTGCGCCACCCCTGCCCGGGCGTGTAGATCTCCGGCACGCCGGAGCCGGCGCCGCCGCCGTCGATGCCGGCCAGCATCAGCGCGCGGCCGTCGGCCAGGGGCACCGCCGTGCCGTACCAGCGCGCATAGGCCATCGGCGGCCCGGCCGTGATGAGTGAGGAGGCCGGGTCGTAGAAGTTGACGTCGGGGACGCCGCCATTGACCTTGTCCGGCGTGATCCCGCGCGTGTCGCCGCCGGCCATCAACACCTGGCCGGCGGGCAGCATGGTCTGGGCGGTGCAGAAGAGATCGGTGCGCACGCTGTGCTGCAGCAGGCTGTGGGCGTTGGTAGTGGGGGTCCAGACGTCGTAGTAGAGCTGGGCTCCCTGATTGCCGCTCGGGTCGGTGCCATAGCTCATGACCTTGCCATCGGGCGTCAGCACGGCGTGGATGGCGTTGATCGGCCAACCGATGGGTGCCGCCCACTGGCCGCCCGTGTTGGGTGCCACGCCAGCGGCCGCCGCGTCCGCCGCTGCGGTGGTGATGGCGCTCGTGGTCGCCGTCGGGGCGCCGTCGGCGCCGGGGCCGCGGTCGATCGGGGCGGGCCGGTCCCGTTCCAGTTCGCGCTGGCGGGCAATGTCCTGCGGCGTTATGACGGCCTTGCGTGCCCTCACGACCGAGGCCTTGGCGTCGGTTTCGTTGGCAGTGGAGGGCGGCGTGGGATCGGCG is drawn from Variovorax sp. PBS-H4 and contains these coding sequences:
- a CDS encoding galactose oxidase early set domain-containing protein; amino-acid sequence: MITACGGGGGDGGVTATGLAGSAAGTADTSAPAPAPAPASGSGEGGTARALAAAAPGSADPTPPSTANETDAKASVVRARKAVITPQDIARQRELERDRPAPIDRGPGADGAPTATTSAITTAAADAAAAGVAPNTGGQWAAPIGWPINAIHAVLTPDGKVMSYGTDPSGNQGAQLYYDVWTPTTNAHSLLQHSVRTDLFCTAQTMLPAGQVLMAGGDTRGITPDKVNGGVPDVNFYDPASSLITAGPPMAYARWYGTAVPLADGRALMLAGIDGGGAGSGVPEIYTPGQGWRTLSAIPNWPGDWFYPRAVLAPNGRVVVASSNQMFSINTEAPTMGPVGTLPKFLNWVLPWAMFDRGKMLMVADDGSAMVIDINGRTPVVSTVAGPGLNREWGTATVLADGQVLVTGGSAQVNELIDTAFTALIWNPATGQWTTGNAAQKARLYHSTAMLLPDATVLSVGGGSPGPVLNLNAEIYSPPYLFDSSGQRAARPIINTAPGQLTLGTDFQISVMSPKSIQRVTLVRTGAVTHSTDFGQRFLDLPFAQAAGSSTVNITLNESPNILPTGYYMLFVIDSAGVPSVAKILKVQGGWTKVADQGNTFTLPASTVVQFGQGGNWTQKTVTGNVSCKSEFFGMNPAPNVAKTCQVLAPKAGGVTAGSQFTTADRTVAAQGAAFNMASATVVSYGVDSRWVDKVVSGAGNCNTTFFGSDPAPGVTKSCVADTGTAAPPAPAPAPAPAPAPAPAPAPAPAPAPAPAPAPVPLGATLATEGGTFTVANSTLVSYGADTRWVQKAVSGTVPCTNEYFGTDPAPFVMKSCRLTTASPAPAPAPAPAPAPAPAPAPAPAPAPAPAPAPAPAPAPAPAPAPAPAPAPAPAPAPAPAPAPAPAPAPVPSGATLAVEGGTFTVSSPTPVAYGADTRWVQKTVSGTVPCTNAYFGTDPAPFVTKSCRLASAPSPAPAPAPAPAPAPAPAPAPAPAPAPAPAPAPAPAPAPAPAPAPAPAPAPAPAPAPAPAPAPAPPPSGMTLATEGGSFTVSSPTLVAYGADTRWVQKTVNGTVACTNAFFGTDPAPFVVKSCRVV